One genomic region from Lepidochelys kempii isolate rLepKem1 chromosome 19, rLepKem1.hap2, whole genome shotgun sequence encodes:
- the GMEB1 gene encoding glucocorticoid modulatory element-binding protein 1 isoform X2, with the protein MANAEVSVPVGDVVVVPSEGNEGENPEDTKTQVILQLQPVQQGIYEEGSETSAAVVAVETHTIHKLEEGIDPSTIETNDEIEIAYPITCGESKAILLWKKFVCPGINVKCVKFNDQLISPKHFVHLAGKSTLKDWKRAIRLGGIMLRKMMDSGQIDFYQHDKVCTNTCRSTKFDLLISSARAPVPGQQTSVVQTPTSADGSITQIALSEESMEEGIEWNSALTAAVTMATEEGIKKDTEEISEDTLMFWKGIADVGLMEEVVCNIQKEIEEVLKGVQQRLGQSPFQITDAAVLNNVAHTFGLMDTVKKVLDNRKSQTEQGEEQFLYTLADLERQLEEQKKLARDQKMKSQTIQNVVLMPVSAPKPPKRPRLQRPASATVLSPSTPVQQPQFTVISPIAIAPMGQQFSVGNIPVATISQGSSPVTLHTLPSSQLFRYATVVSSSKSSSSDTVTLHPSSSLALLSSAAMQDSSGLANVAAVVNPVELVAMESGLTSTIQAVEGTSEDGQTIIEIDPAPDPEAEAEESEGKAVILETELRTEEKMVADVEDHQHQVHNVEIVVLED; encoded by the exons ATGGCAAATGCCGAAGTGAGTGTCCCTGTGGGGGATGTGGTGGTTGTACCAAGTGAAGGAAATGAAGGGGAGAACCCGGAAGATACCAAAACCCAAGTGATATTACAGCTACAGCCAGTGCAGCAAGG GATTTACGAAGAGGGCTCTGAGACCAGTGCCGCTGTGGTGGCTGTAGAAACACATACCATACACAAACTAGAAGAAGGGATTG ACCCCAGCACCATTGAAACCAACGATGAAATTGAGATTGCCTACCCCATCACCTGTGGGGAGAGCAAAGCCATCCTTCTCTGGAAGAAGTTTGTCTGTCCAGGAATTAACGTCAAGTGTGTCAAG tttaatgACCAGTTGATCAGCCCTAAGCACTTTGTTCACTTGGCTGGCAAGTCTACCCTGAAGGACTGGAAGAGAGCCATTCGCCTTGGAGGAATCATGTTGAG GAAGATGATGGACTCTGGGCAAATCGACTTCTACCAGCATGACAAGGTTTGCACCAACACCTGTCGAAGCACCAAATTTGATCTCCTGATCAGCAGTGCCAGAGCACCGGTGCCGGGGCAACAAACAAGTGTGGTGCAGACTCCCACATCAGCTGATG GGAGCATCACCCAAATTGCATTGTCCGAGGAGAGCATGGAGGAGGGGATTGAATGGAACTCTGCTCTGACGGCTGCTGTCACCATGGCCACTGAGGAGGGCATCAAGAAGGACACAGAGGAGATTTCGG AGGACACGCTGATGTTCTGGAAAGGAATAGCCGACGTGGGGCTGATGGAAGAGGTCGTCTGCAACATCCAGAAAGAAATAGAAGAGGTGCTGAAAGGTGTCCAGCAGAGGCTCGGTCAATCTCCCTTCCAGATCACAG ATGCTGCAGTCCTGAATAATGTGGCCCACACTTTTGGCCTGATGGACACAGTCAAGAAAGTTTTGGACAACAGGAAAAGCCAAACAGAGCAGGGAGAAGAGCAGTTTCTTTATACTTTAGCAG ACCTGGAACGCCAGCTGGAGGAGCAGAAGAAGCTCGCCAGGGATCAGAAGATGAAGTCTCAGACGATCCAGAACGTGGTGCTGATGCCAGTCAGTGCTCCGAAACCCCCTAAGAGACCTCGTCTGCAGCGCCCGGCCTCAGCCACAGTCTTGAGTCCCTCCACCCCTGTCCAGCAGCCTCAGTTCACAGTCATCTCACCCATTGCCATCGCACCTATGGGACAGCAATTCTCAGTGGGCAACATTCCGGTGGCAACCATCAGCCAGGGATCCAGCCCAGTGACTCTCCACACCTTGCCATCCTCACAGCTCTTCCGATATGCCACCGTGGTGTCTTCCTCCAAGTCCAGTTCATCTGACACTGTGACCCTTCATCCGTCCTCCAGCTTGGCCCTGCTGAGCTCAGCCGCTATGCAGGACAGCAGTGGCCTGGCTAATGTGGCCGCAGTGGTGAACCCTGTGGAACTGGTGGCCATGGAGTCTGGCCTGACGTCTACCATCCAAGCTGTTGAGGGCACCTCAGAAGACGGACAGACCATCATAGAGATAGACCCAGCACCAGATCCTGAAGCAGAGGCTGAGGAATCGGAGGGCAAAGCTGTGATTCTGGAAACTGAGCTGAGGACAGAGGAGAAAATGGTGGCAGATGTTGAGGACCATCAGCATCAGGTGCACAATGTAGAGATCGTTGTCTTGGAGGATTAG
- the GMEB1 gene encoding glucocorticoid modulatory element-binding protein 1 isoform X1 yields the protein MANAEVSVPVGDVVVVPSEGNEGENPEDTKTQVILQLQPVQQGLFIDGHFYNRIYEEGSETSAAVVAVETHTIHKLEEGIDPSTIETNDEIEIAYPITCGESKAILLWKKFVCPGINVKCVKFNDQLISPKHFVHLAGKSTLKDWKRAIRLGGIMLRKMMDSGQIDFYQHDKVCTNTCRSTKFDLLISSARAPVPGQQTSVVQTPTSADGSITQIALSEESMEEGIEWNSALTAAVTMATEEGIKKDTEEISEDTLMFWKGIADVGLMEEVVCNIQKEIEEVLKGVQQRLGQSPFQITDAAVLNNVAHTFGLMDTVKKVLDNRKSQTEQGEEQFLYTLADLERQLEEQKKLARDQKMKSQTIQNVVLMPVSAPKPPKRPRLQRPASATVLSPSTPVQQPQFTVISPIAIAPMGQQFSVGNIPVATISQGSSPVTLHTLPSSQLFRYATVVSSSKSSSSDTVTLHPSSSLALLSSAAMQDSSGLANVAAVVNPVELVAMESGLTSTIQAVEGTSEDGQTIIEIDPAPDPEAEAEESEGKAVILETELRTEEKMVADVEDHQHQVHNVEIVVLED from the exons ATGGCAAATGCCGAAGTGAGTGTCCCTGTGGGGGATGTGGTGGTTGTACCAAGTGAAGGAAATGAAGGGGAGAACCCGGAAGATACCAAAACCCAAGTGATATTACAGCTACAGCCAGTGCAGCAAGG TTTGTTTATCGATGGACACTTTTACAACAGGATTTACGAAGAGGGCTCTGAGACCAGTGCCGCTGTGGTGGCTGTAGAAACACATACCATACACAAACTAGAAGAAGGGATTG ACCCCAGCACCATTGAAACCAACGATGAAATTGAGATTGCCTACCCCATCACCTGTGGGGAGAGCAAAGCCATCCTTCTCTGGAAGAAGTTTGTCTGTCCAGGAATTAACGTCAAGTGTGTCAAG tttaatgACCAGTTGATCAGCCCTAAGCACTTTGTTCACTTGGCTGGCAAGTCTACCCTGAAGGACTGGAAGAGAGCCATTCGCCTTGGAGGAATCATGTTGAG GAAGATGATGGACTCTGGGCAAATCGACTTCTACCAGCATGACAAGGTTTGCACCAACACCTGTCGAAGCACCAAATTTGATCTCCTGATCAGCAGTGCCAGAGCACCGGTGCCGGGGCAACAAACAAGTGTGGTGCAGACTCCCACATCAGCTGATG GGAGCATCACCCAAATTGCATTGTCCGAGGAGAGCATGGAGGAGGGGATTGAATGGAACTCTGCTCTGACGGCTGCTGTCACCATGGCCACTGAGGAGGGCATCAAGAAGGACACAGAGGAGATTTCGG AGGACACGCTGATGTTCTGGAAAGGAATAGCCGACGTGGGGCTGATGGAAGAGGTCGTCTGCAACATCCAGAAAGAAATAGAAGAGGTGCTGAAAGGTGTCCAGCAGAGGCTCGGTCAATCTCCCTTCCAGATCACAG ATGCTGCAGTCCTGAATAATGTGGCCCACACTTTTGGCCTGATGGACACAGTCAAGAAAGTTTTGGACAACAGGAAAAGCCAAACAGAGCAGGGAGAAGAGCAGTTTCTTTATACTTTAGCAG ACCTGGAACGCCAGCTGGAGGAGCAGAAGAAGCTCGCCAGGGATCAGAAGATGAAGTCTCAGACGATCCAGAACGTGGTGCTGATGCCAGTCAGTGCTCCGAAACCCCCTAAGAGACCTCGTCTGCAGCGCCCGGCCTCAGCCACAGTCTTGAGTCCCTCCACCCCTGTCCAGCAGCCTCAGTTCACAGTCATCTCACCCATTGCCATCGCACCTATGGGACAGCAATTCTCAGTGGGCAACATTCCGGTGGCAACCATCAGCCAGGGATCCAGCCCAGTGACTCTCCACACCTTGCCATCCTCACAGCTCTTCCGATATGCCACCGTGGTGTCTTCCTCCAAGTCCAGTTCATCTGACACTGTGACCCTTCATCCGTCCTCCAGCTTGGCCCTGCTGAGCTCAGCCGCTATGCAGGACAGCAGTGGCCTGGCTAATGTGGCCGCAGTGGTGAACCCTGTGGAACTGGTGGCCATGGAGTCTGGCCTGACGTCTACCATCCAAGCTGTTGAGGGCACCTCAGAAGACGGACAGACCATCATAGAGATAGACCCAGCACCAGATCCTGAAGCAGAGGCTGAGGAATCGGAGGGCAAAGCTGTGATTCTGGAAACTGAGCTGAGGACAGAGGAGAAAATGGTGGCAGATGTTGAGGACCATCAGCATCAGGTGCACAATGTAGAGATCGTTGTCTTGGAGGATTAG
- the GMEB1 gene encoding glucocorticoid modulatory element-binding protein 1 isoform X3 codes for MPCSIQPLSMDTHRKYQFNDQLISPKHFVHLAGKSTLKDWKRAIRLGGIMLRKMMDSGQIDFYQHDKVCTNTCRSTKFDLLISSARAPVPGQQTSVVQTPTSADGSITQIALSEESMEEGIEWNSALTAAVTMATEEGIKKDTEEISEDTLMFWKGIADVGLMEEVVCNIQKEIEEVLKGVQQRLGQSPFQITDAAVLNNVAHTFGLMDTVKKVLDNRKSQTEQGEEQFLYTLADLERQLEEQKKLARDQKMKSQTIQNVVLMPVSAPKPPKRPRLQRPASATVLSPSTPVQQPQFTVISPIAIAPMGQQFSVGNIPVATISQGSSPVTLHTLPSSQLFRYATVVSSSKSSSSDTVTLHPSSSLALLSSAAMQDSSGLANVAAVVNPVELVAMESGLTSTIQAVEGTSEDGQTIIEIDPAPDPEAEAEESEGKAVILETELRTEEKMVADVEDHQHQVHNVEIVVLED; via the exons ATGCCCTGTAGTATCCAGCCCTTGTCTATGGATACTCACAGAAAATACCAG tttaatgACCAGTTGATCAGCCCTAAGCACTTTGTTCACTTGGCTGGCAAGTCTACCCTGAAGGACTGGAAGAGAGCCATTCGCCTTGGAGGAATCATGTTGAG GAAGATGATGGACTCTGGGCAAATCGACTTCTACCAGCATGACAAGGTTTGCACCAACACCTGTCGAAGCACCAAATTTGATCTCCTGATCAGCAGTGCCAGAGCACCGGTGCCGGGGCAACAAACAAGTGTGGTGCAGACTCCCACATCAGCTGATG GGAGCATCACCCAAATTGCATTGTCCGAGGAGAGCATGGAGGAGGGGATTGAATGGAACTCTGCTCTGACGGCTGCTGTCACCATGGCCACTGAGGAGGGCATCAAGAAGGACACAGAGGAGATTTCGG AGGACACGCTGATGTTCTGGAAAGGAATAGCCGACGTGGGGCTGATGGAAGAGGTCGTCTGCAACATCCAGAAAGAAATAGAAGAGGTGCTGAAAGGTGTCCAGCAGAGGCTCGGTCAATCTCCCTTCCAGATCACAG ATGCTGCAGTCCTGAATAATGTGGCCCACACTTTTGGCCTGATGGACACAGTCAAGAAAGTTTTGGACAACAGGAAAAGCCAAACAGAGCAGGGAGAAGAGCAGTTTCTTTATACTTTAGCAG ACCTGGAACGCCAGCTGGAGGAGCAGAAGAAGCTCGCCAGGGATCAGAAGATGAAGTCTCAGACGATCCAGAACGTGGTGCTGATGCCAGTCAGTGCTCCGAAACCCCCTAAGAGACCTCGTCTGCAGCGCCCGGCCTCAGCCACAGTCTTGAGTCCCTCCACCCCTGTCCAGCAGCCTCAGTTCACAGTCATCTCACCCATTGCCATCGCACCTATGGGACAGCAATTCTCAGTGGGCAACATTCCGGTGGCAACCATCAGCCAGGGATCCAGCCCAGTGACTCTCCACACCTTGCCATCCTCACAGCTCTTCCGATATGCCACCGTGGTGTCTTCCTCCAAGTCCAGTTCATCTGACACTGTGACCCTTCATCCGTCCTCCAGCTTGGCCCTGCTGAGCTCAGCCGCTATGCAGGACAGCAGTGGCCTGGCTAATGTGGCCGCAGTGGTGAACCCTGTGGAACTGGTGGCCATGGAGTCTGGCCTGACGTCTACCATCCAAGCTGTTGAGGGCACCTCAGAAGACGGACAGACCATCATAGAGATAGACCCAGCACCAGATCCTGAAGCAGAGGCTGAGGAATCGGAGGGCAAAGCTGTGATTCTGGAAACTGAGCTGAGGACAGAGGAGAAAATGGTGGCAGATGTTGAGGACCATCAGCATCAGGTGCACAATGTAGAGATCGTTGTCTTGGAGGATTAG